The Magnetococcales bacterium genome segment CCAAACCCCACCAGGGGGAAGGGCGCAGCCCTTCCCCCTGGACCCCCTTCCCAGTTTTTCATTCATTTTTTTTGCAATGGCTTTGCAGACATTTCAAGACCCGTTCCACGGGCGGGAATTCATTGAAGAGAAAGCCATGCGCCTCAAACCAGGCTGAACTCTCCAGGCGTTTTTTTCTTTCCGGATCCCGATACAAGGCACGATCCACCCCCAGAACCAGGGGCAGCGAATCGGAAGCTTTTTCCAGACTCTCCAGACGCTGTTCCAACAAGGCGGCATGCCAACGGTGGAACAATTCCACATGCACCGGATCACCATGGGGTGTCAGGAAGGTCCAATCAGGAATCCAAACCTCCTGTCCCTCCCGATGCAAAATTTCCGCTGCGGATGCCATCTGCCAACCCGGCGGGGCCTGTTCCTGAAACTGCTGACCAAATACCTGAAACTCACGCGGCTGATACCCGGCCAGCCGGGCATAATGCGAACGCAGGGCGGATTTTTCATCCAGGATGAACTGCTGAGGTGGCCGACCCTGCATGCGCACCTCGGCCTCCAGGGTCCACGATTGCAAATCGCAAAAGGCCGGCAAGGCCAGGGCCAGTTGCAACCCGTATTTCCGGTTGCCCTGGAACAGGGAGAGGGGTCCATCGAGATGCAATTGATAACTGGCCTGGCCTGTTTGCCGAATCCGAAAAAGCAACCGGAAAAACCGTAAATATTGGAAAAACCGTCGCAGAGGCACAATGCGACTCTCCCGCAAGGTCACGGTCATGGCCTGGGAAAAAAACAACAATCCCTGTGCCTGCGCCAGGTTGTACCGCTGCAACAGGTCTTCTGCCGTGGGGGCGTCAAAACCCTCCAGGGGCTGGCGAATCGGCAGGTCTGCATACAGACGGGCGGCCACCTGATCCGGGTCCGGACCATAAGGTTCGGTCACCAGACGCCGGTATTGTTCCAGATCCCCCATATCCGGTTGGCGCAACAGTGTGGTGGCCCGTGCCAGAATGGCCACCCTTGCTGCGGCAATTTCGGCATCCGCCTCGCGAAATTGACAACGATCCAATAAAAGTTTATTCAACCCCTTGGCAACCAGGGGCGTGCGTTGGGCATTGATGACCGGTTGGGTCAGTTCGGTGAGATCTTCCAGCCCCTGGCCCAGGTTGTCCCGGTAAATTCCGGTCAACTCTGTGGCCAGATTCAACAACATCTGGTTCTCCACATCGATGAAACGCGGATAGATCCGACCCTGCCGGACCGTAAAACGCAACAGGTCGCGGGTCAGCATGTCGCCCCGCCAGGCGACTTCTGGTAGGCCAGATGCTGCCGTCGCCGCTCACTGGTGAAGGTTTCTGCCGTATCCTCGGAAACGAGTTCATAGAGAATGGCCTGCTTTCCCTCCCTGGGCCGCAAAATCCGTCCCAGTCGCTGGACGTGTTCACGCACCGACCCGGTGCCGGAAACAATGATCCCCACGGCCACATTGGGCACATCCACCCCCTCGTTGAGAACCCGGGAGGTCACCAGGCAATCCACCTCCCCGGCCCGGAACAAATCCAGAAAATGTTTGCGTTCCGAAACCCGGGTTTTGTGGGTGATGACCGGGAGAAAGAAGGTTTCGCCGATGGTATAGGCCGTGGCATTGTCGTCGGTGAAGAGCAACGCCTGTTCTCCCCGATGCTGGCGCAACAGATGCCAGACCGTCCGCAACTTGGCCCGCGATGCCCGTGCCAGACGCTTTTGCATGCGATACGCGGCAAACGCCTCCCTGCCTTCCCGCGACCGGGCACAAACCTGAATGAAGCGTGTCCACCCCTCGGGCGTACTCACCCGCAACCCATTCTCCTGGGCAAATCGTCGATATTGACCATAGGCCGCATCGTAGGCCTGCCGCTCGTCCGGATCCAGGATCACCGGCACCCGCTCCAGCCGGTAGGGTGCCAGATATTTGCCTTCAAGTTCGGTGATTTCACTGCGATGACACACGGCTCCCAACAGATCATACAAATCCGCTTCGTGACCATCGGTGCGTTCCGGGGTGGCGGTCAGCCCCAGCCGGAACGGGGCAATGCTCATGATGGCCACCTGGCGGGTGGATGGAGCCGGCAGGTGGTGACACTCATCACAAATCAGGAATCCAAACCGGTTGCCCAACCGCTCCAGATGAATCAAGGCGGATTCATACGTGCTGACGGTCATGGGGTGCTGGACATGATCGCCTCCCCCCCAGAGTCCAATTTCCGTGGCAAAGGCACGGTGCAACTGTTCGTACCACTGGTGCATGAGGTCGATGGTGGGGACCAGGATCAGGGTGTCCCGTTGCACCTGTTCGATGGCCAGACGTGCCACCAGGGTCTTGCCGGCCCCGGTGGGAAGGACGACCACCCCTTTTTTGCCCGCTGCCAGCCAGGTACGCAAACTTTCGCTCTGATGGGGGCGTGGCTGGTGTTCATCCCGGGTCCGAAAGTCCCGTTGCTCAAACCCCCTGGCCAGGTCCTGATAGGGAATTTTTGCCCGGTGCAAGGTCAGAACAATGGGTCCATAATGGCGTCCTTCGGCCCGATAACAGCCAACCCGCTCATCCCATTCTACATAGGTGGCCACCAGGGCCGCTTCGGTCGGTGTGGCAACAATTTTCAGGGTACCCAGGTCAAAGGCAATCTGTATCATGGCAACCCATCAGAAGAGTCGAAAAATGGATCCGGCACGAGAATACCAGAAGAACCGCCACCGGATAAGGGCTTGCCAGATATTTCAGGTCGAAATGAATCCGCGAATGGCATCACATGCATGACAACAATTGCCCAACTCGGAAACATAAAAATCAGTGTTTACGCTGATGACCATCCTCCACCACATTTTCATGTAACATCCCCCGATGCAGACGCAATCGTGCGCATCAGGGACATGGTTGTCATGGGATGTGACGGATTGCATGCAGACATCAAGGTTGCCATGAAATGGGCCAAACATCATCGGGAAAAGATTCTGTTGACCTGGATCTACATGAATGGATAGAGGAAACATTATGAACATGCAACGTATCGCATCCGTTCGCGCCATCCCGGGAACGCTTTCCCTGGTCGTGACCTGGCAGAATGGTACGAAAAACCTGGTTGACATGACATCTGTCATTCGACGCTCCGCACCACTCCAGCACCTGGCAGACACAACAAAATTTGCCGAAGTTGCCGTGATCGACTGGGGTTGTGCCATTGGTTGGCACGGCGACCTGGGATATGGTGCGGATACCCTTCTTGAACACATCCACCAACAAACGACGAATCACCCACAAACCATGCATGCAGCCGTATGAAAGTCAATATACTCGAAACCCGGGATGCCTATCGCGGATATTTTCACCTGCAACAGGTCCGTTTGCAGTATGAGCGCTTCGACGGTTCCATGAGCCGTGAAATCATTCTGGAGGCCATACGCCGCATGGACGCGGTGGCGGTGCTGCTTTATGACCCATGGGCGGATGTGGTGGCCATGGTCACGCAGTTTCGCCTGGGACCCTACTTCAACGAAACCAGGGGGTGGAGCCTGGAAGTGGTGGCTGGCCTGATGGATACCGGCGATGCCGACCCGGAAACCGCTGCCCGGCGCGAAACCCGGGAAGAGACGGGGATCACCGTGCATGCCTTGCACCCCATCATCCGTTATTATCTGGCTCCCAACAGCAGTACCGAAGCCATCCATCTGTATCTGGGCGTATTTGACAGTCGCATTCCCCCCGAAGGCGGCGGTGGTCTGGAAGAAGAAAACGAGAATATACGTCTCCTGATGGTTCCGTATGAAAGTTTGCAAAAACGGCTCCAGGATGGGGAGATCAACAATGCCACCTCCATCATTGCCGTCCAGTGGCTGCACATGCATCGGGATCGGTTGCGGGAACAGATTGATTCTGGACCGGTTGGGTCATGATCGACTTTCCGCAAACTGGCGGATCACCTCCAGCAATTTTTTCTTGCTGATCGGTTTGATCAGGAAGGCATCACAACCGGCTGCGCGGCTGCGTTCCACCTCTCCCTCCAGGGCATGGGCAGTCAGGGTCACGATGGGCAACCGCGGTTTCCGGGTCTCCGCCTCCCATTGACGAATCAACCGGGTGGCCGAATAACCATCCATGACCGGCATTTGTACATCCATGAATACCAGGTCAAAGGTATTCTCCATGATGAGCTGCACAGCCTCCTCACCGTGAATGGCCAGGATCAATTCATGAGGCGTTTTTTTCAGGTAGGTCTGGACCAACAAGCGATTGTCTTCCGCATCGTCCACCAGCAGAATGCGCAAGGTGGAACCACCGGTGACAATCGGGGCAGCCTTGGGTTCGGGGGCCAGAGGAGTGGCTTCGGAAACTACCGATGTGGATTCAGGAACCANNNNNNNNNNNNNNNNNNNNNNNNNNNNNNNNNNNNNNNNNNNNNNNNNNNNNNNNNNNNNNNNNNNNNNNNNNNNNNNNNNNNNNNNNNNNNNNNNNNACTGCCGTGGATTCAGGAACCACTGCCGTGGATTCAGGAACCACTGCCGTGGATTCAGGAACCACTGCCGTGGATTCGGCTCTTCCCGCTACGGATTCGCCAGTCATGAGTGCAGGGTCGAAAATCGGGGGGGTGGATCCAGGAGTCAAGGTGGTGGGTCCGGGAGGCTCGACAGGGTGCAGTGGCAAGGTTACATGGAAGGTGCTGCCCACTCCCGGCTTGCTTTCGACCCGGATTCGCCCCTTCAACAATGCCACCAGACGCGCACAAATGGCCAAACCCAGACCGGTACCCCCATAACGACGGGTCACACTGGAATCCACCTGGGAAAAGGCCTCGAATATGTATTGCTGATGTTCCTTATCAATACCGATGCCCGTGTCATGCACCGCGATGGACAACAATCCGGCCTGATCCACTGTGGTTTGCAAAACGACTTTCCCCTGTCCGGTAAACTTGATGGCATTACCCAACAGATTGAACAACACCTGCCGCACCCGGAGCCGGTCGATGACAATCCATTCTGGAACGTTTTCGGCCACGTCATGTTCAAGGTGAATTCCCTTGTTGGCAGCCATGGATCCCAATAAATCGGTCATTTCTTGCAGGAGCAGACGAAGATTGACCGGCTCCTGGACAATTTCCATCCGCCCGGACTCGATCCGGGACAGGTCCAGAATCTGGTTGATCAAATCCAGCAGGGTATGACCTGCACTCTGCAATTTGGTCACATATTCCTTCTGCTCTGGATGCAGATCGGATTCGAGCAACATGTCGCTCATGCCGATGACCACGTTCATGGGAGTCCGGATCTCATGACTCATGGTGGCCAGGAATTCGCTTTTGGTCAGGTTGGCTTTTTCGGCCTGTTCCCTGGCTTTTTCGGCCTGTTCCCTGGCTTTTTCGGCCTGTTCCCTGGCCTGTTCGGCTTGTTCTCTGGCCTGGATCATGGCCATTTCGGCTTCCTTGCTGGCGGTGACATCCCTCAAGACGAAGATCAACCACTCCACCATGTTCTGTGCATCCTTGACCGGATACAACGTCCAATCCCAATAGGTGGTACCCCATTCCGGGTGGTCCGGAAATTTGAATGGTTTGCCGATGATCGTGAAAGGCTCCCCGGTCTTGACCACCTGCCGGAAGATGGTCTCATTTTCGGCATGCGGATAGAGCGAAAAATGGTTTTTGCCTGGAAAGAACTCCGCATCCCTGGCACAGGCCTCGGCATAGGAACGATTGACCCGGATAAAATTGAAATCCCGATCCAGAAAGGCGATGGAGAGGTGGGTCGTGTTGAACAATTTTTCCAAAAAATTGTTGGATTGTTGCAGGGAGTGCTGCCGGTCGGTAATCTCCCGGGTCATGGTGTTGAAAGCATGACCAATAAAAGCAAAATCGCCGACCAGATTGTTGCTGACGAGATCCATTCTGCCGGCGGGATTATTGCTGACAAAATCCGTTCTGTCAGCGGAAATGTCAGACATGATCATTTGAATGGTGGAGAGGGGGCGGGTGACATGGCGACGAATGACAAAACCAATTGCAGCAAAAAGGACCAGAAAGGAGATTCCGTGCAAGACAAGGCCGTACATGAACTCCTGACGGATTGTATGTGACAGGTCAGTCGCGGGAATTTTGATACTCAGGATGCCCCGCAGATCGCCTTCCCTGTAGTCAAAGGCATCCTTGAAGAGAGCCTGGATGGTGGGATGGGCATCCTCTTTTCGACCGTGGCATTTCAGGCAATAGCGCTCGACATGAATGGGCCGGGCATAGTGATAGAACGGCCTGCCGTCGGCGGTCCTGAAAGGCTGGAAATACACCTCTTTTTGGGGTTGGTTGCGGAAAAAGCGAATCGCTTCCATCTGGACCGGGTCCGCTGCATTGTCAGGGTTGCGCGGACGATCCGAGACATTGTTGAACGTCAGACCGGAACCACTCCAATTGGGAAAATCCCGGGAAATCTTTCCCAATGCATAGGCCGGCAACAAGCCCAGCGTGTTTTCGGTCAAGGGCAGTTCGCTGTTGAGAAATAATTGGTGATAATAGCGCCGGGTGGCCATGAGAATACCACGGATCTGCTCGGCAAGATGAAACACGTCTTGTTCGGCATGTCGTTGCATCCGTTGCAGGGACAACAGCTCAAGGACGGTAAAGGATGCCAGCATGACAGAAAAAATGATGATCAACAGGCGATTTTGCAGTTTCATACACAAACCGGATTTTACTTGTCAGATACTTGCGGTGCCTGGAAATCTTCCCAATAACAGGCAATCCCCCCGATCTCAAGCAGTACCACCACCCCGTTGAGAATACCAGGAAAATCTCCGGGAATTTCTGAATTTATAAGGTGATCTGACATGTTTCTGTTACGCTTGGCCTCATGCCGGGAAGATTGCCGGGAGAGTGTGGCCACTTCCGGTCACCTCCGACCACATTTGGTCACAATATTTTTGTGACTCCTGGGGTCTGTTCGGAAAAAGCAGCATGATTTCAAATAATAGACAAAAAAACGGCGAGAAATCCGGAGATTCACCGACAGCGCCACAGGCTCCGGGCCGGGAAAGTTGCCGGGAAATGTTTGGACCCCTTGGCTTCCTGAGAGAAACAGGGTATGGTGAGGAATGGAGTTCGCGGAAGGGTCTGATCTGTGCGTAGTCGGCTGTTGCCGGCTTTTTTTTTGAGGGAGCCATATTTTCAAGAACATCGCCGGGTCAGGCAAAAAGGTGGATGCACCATGCCGGACAGGGTGAGACACGTTTGTGTCAATTGACGGAAAAACTCCCTGGAGCCGGTGCATGCGCGGTGTTGGATGTGGAAAATGAATGGATCAGGTGCAAATTGCACCGTGGAGTGTTGCGGGGGATGAACAGGAATGACATCCTCCCGGCATTGGGTGGTGCTGCCAGTCAGGTGCAAATTGTGCGTAAACCGTTTGACCTGATCAGCAAGGCCAATTTGGAAGTCGATTTTCAGGAAGAGTGAGCGGACTGAGGCCATGGCAGGGGAAATCATGCAGGTTGTGGAGCAGGTTGCCCGGGAAAAAGGGATCGACCGGCAAATCGTCATCGACGCAATGGAAACAGCCATATTGACCGCCTCGCGGAAAAAATATGGTGCCAACAAGAATATCCAGGCACGATTCGACAACAGGTCCGGTGAGTTTGTCCTGAACCAGTTGCGGGAAGTGGTGGAACCCACCCTCCAGGTGGACGACCCGGATCTGCGCATTTCGCTGGAAGATGCCCGGAGACTGAATCCCGGTGCCAAACCAGGCGATTTTATCGCCGAGGCTCTGCCCACCATCGAATTTGGCCGCATCGCCGCCCAGACAGCCAAACAGGTGATCGTCCAGAAGGTGCGCGAAGCCGAACGCGAACGCATCTTCCAGGAATATGTGGATCGCAAAGGCCAACTGGTCAACGGCCTGGTCAAACGGGTGGAGCGCAACAATATCTACGTGGACCTCGGTCGCACATCCGCCTTCCTGCCCCACGAAGAACAATTGCCTCGGGAACACTATCGCCCGGGAGACCGGATCCGGGCCTACATCTTCGATGTCCGGGACGCCACACGCGGACCGCAGGTGATCCTCTCCCGTACCCACCCGGAAATGGTGACCCGGTTGTTTGAAATGGAAGTGCCGGAAATCTACGATGGACTCGTGGAAATTCGCGCCGTGGCACGCGATCCGGGCTACCGCAGCAAAATTGCCGTCCGCTCCAACGATGCCCATGTGGACCCGGTCGGAGCCTGCGTGGGCATGCGGGGCTCCCGTGTCCAGGGCGTGGTCACGGAGCTGCAAGGCGAACGCATCGACATCATCGAATGGAATGCCGATCCCGCCGTCTTCGTCTGCAATGCCCTGGCCCCGGCTGAAGTGTCCAAAGTGGTCATGGACGAAGAAGAAAAAAGCATCAAGGTGGTGGTCAACGAGGATCAACTCTCCCTCGCCATCGGTCGTCGCGGACAAAACGTTCGCCTCGCCTCGGACCTGACCGGCTGGCGCATCGACATCATCACCGAACAGGAAGAACTCAACAGCCGCACCGAAGAGTTCCATGAACTGGCCAAAGGGTTCATGGCCACCCTGGATATCGATGAAGAGATCGCCAGCGCCCTGATCCAGGAAGGCTTCACCACCAGCGAGGAAGTGGCTTACATTCCCCTGGAAGAGCTGGCCAGCATCGAAGGCTTCGATGAGGAAATCGCCAAAGAACTGCGCAATCGCGCCCGGGACCAACTGTTGCAACAGGCACTGAAGACCGAGGAACGCAAAGTGGAATTGGAAATTGATCCAAGATTGTCCAAACTGGAGGCCATGCCCGAAGGCATGATCGTTCCACTGGCGGAAAAAGGTATACGTGACCTGGATGCCCTGGCAGACTTGAGTACCGACGAGTTCATGGAGCTGGTCGTCAATACCACCATGACCCAAAATGATATCGAGGCGTTGATCCTCGAAGCACGGCGCGTGGCAGGATGGTTTGATGAAAGTGAAAAACCGAAAGAAAAAACAAGGAAAACAGGAGGAAAAAAGACCGGATGAGCAACCGGAAAATATCCCCTTCCGCACCTGTCTGATCAGCCGGATAACATTCCCACGCAATCATCTGCTTCGATTTGTCGTGGACCCAGCCGGACAGTTGGTGGAAGATCTGCCAGGAAATCGGCCAGGACGCGGTGTCTATATCCAACCAACCCGGCAGCATGTTATAAAGCTTGTCCGACGCCAGGGGCAGTTGCAACGGTTGAGCCGCCATCCCCTGATCCTGCCGGATCCCGAAGTGCTGCAAGAACGTATCTCCCAGGCACTGACCCGCAGGTTGATCGATGGCATCGGACTGGCCCGGCGTGGTAAAATGCTTTCCATCGACAAACCCCTGGAACTGCCCAGCCAGGAACAGATGGGCGCAGCCTGTGGCCAAATAACAGCACCCCTACTGGCACTCCCGGAAGGAAAAATGGCACGACGAGTCCGGGCCGATGTCCTGCGATGGCAAACGTTTTTCTCGTCGTGAAGGTCTGGAAAAAAGCAGGGACGGATTTTCCAGCAGGTAAACCAAAACAGCAGCGGAGACGTATTCGTTGAGAGACGACACCAAGAAGACCGCGAATAGCGATGGGAAGTTGAGTCTGAAGGCACCGCGCCGGATCGTTCTCAAAAAAACGGTGGAGGGTGGTTCCATAAAACAGAACTTTTCCCACGGCCGCAGCAAGAGCGTCGTCGTGGAAGTGCGCCGCAAACGGACTTTCATCAAGGCTGGATCGGGAGTCCATTCCGAAGACCCCACGGCGCTCCAGGTGGCCCACGAAGAGTCATCTCATCGAGGTTCTCATGAAGAGCCACAAGTGGGGCATGAAGACAGGGACAAGGAACACCATATCCTGCTGCCCATGACCCAGGAAGAACGTCAGGCTTTCGAGCAGGAAAGTCTCGAACACCCGCACCCGGAACAGACACACCCGGGACCAGACCGTGCGGAACAGACGCACCTGGAACCGGACCACCCGGAACAGACACACCTGGAACCAGGTCGTCCAGAACCGGGACACCCGGGACCGGAGCGTCTGGAACAGGCACGCCAGGAACCGGAACGTCCGGAACAAGCGCACCTGGAACAGAATCAACCGGAACAGGAACATCCGCAACCGAAGCATCCAGAGCAGGCTCACCTGGAACAGAATCAACCGGAACAGGAACATCCGGAACAAGATGGGCAAGGACAAAAACACCCTGCCGACCCGTTGCAGGTCACCGTGCAACCGGTCGGGCATGAACGCCCGCATGCTCCCGAACAAAAACCCGACGAAATCGCGCCCGTACAGCCCCAGAGTGTGCTGCACCCGACTGAACAGCAGGTTGAAAAAAATAAAGAAATGGAACAACACTCCGGGAAACAACCCACCGGGCAGCAAAAAGTCGAGCAACCGAAGAGCAACCAGCAACAAAAAAGTGGGCAAACCCACGCTGGACGCCCCAGGTTCGAGAATCGGGCCTCAGAAAAACCGACACCCCCTTCCTATGAAAAAAAATCCGGTGCCGCCGAAACTGGCAAACAGTCGGAATCCGGTGCCTCCCGGGACAAAAAAGCCAATACCTACCATGGTGCCGCATCACCCCATGCGAACAGGGGAGCCCCCGGTAACGCAAAGGCTGGAAGAGACAAGGGCAGAGGAAGAGATCGGGGCGGAAGACCGGGTTCGGTGGTGGTGACAGCCAAGCTGCCGGTTATCGATGAAGCAGCGATTTCTCTGGATGGTGTCGCTTCCCAAGAGGATGACATTGTGCCGGAACTCCTGGCAGGCGTCGTGGTCGATACCGTCGGACTGGAAAAAACCGACGGCAAACGCAAACTGACCCGCCTGCAACGGGAAGAAGTGGCCCGTAAAAAAACCGAAGACCTCGTCACCAAACGTCTCTCCCAGTTGGAAGAGCTGCGCGAACAGAAACGCCGTATCGAAGAGCAGCGTACCCTGGAAATCGAAGGACAACGCCTGACACAAAATCGCGAAACCCTGAAGACCAAGGGAAAACGCAAGGGACGCAAGGGAGCCGGAGCGGCATCGACCAGCGGTTCCGGAGGCGGACAGGGTGGTGGTGGTGGCGGCGGCGGTTCCTCGAACCAGGGGCGGAGCGGGCGCGGCGGTCGTGAAGAACGGCGCGTCGAAGGACCACCGGCTCCCGTGGTGCGGGAAGTGATCATTCCGGAAACCATCACCGTGGCCGAGTTGGCCAGCCGCATGGCGGTCAAATCGTCGAAAGTCATCAAGCTCCTGTTCAGTCAGGGGGTGATGGTGACCATCAATCAGGTCCTGGATCAGGACACGGCCACCCTGCTTGTGGAAGAGATGGGACATCGGACCAAACAGGTCTCGATTGGTGCCGACATCGAAGCCGAACTGGCCGATGCCGGGGATCATCCGGAGATGCTGTCGGAACGCTGGCCCGTGGTCACCGTCATGGGCCATGTGGACCATGGCAAGACCTCCCTGCTGGATGCCATTCGCAAAACCAATGTGACCGCCGGCGAACATGGCGGCATCACCCAACATATCGGTGCCTACCAGGTCACCACCTCCAGCGGCAAACGCATCACCTTCCTGGATACCCCCGGTCACGCCGCCTTCACGGCCATGCGGGCGCGGGGTGCCAAGGCCACGGACATCGTTGTCCTCGTGGTTGCGGCCGACGATGGCGTCATGCCACAAACCATGGAAGCCGTCAGCCATGCCAAGGATGCCGGGGTGCCCATCGTGGTGGCCATCAACAAGATCGACAAACCCAATGCCAACCCCGACCGGGTCATGCAACAACTCTCCGAACATGGCCTGGTCCCGGAGGTCTGGGGGGGCGACACCATTTTCGTGCCGCTCTCGGCCAAAAGCGGGGCGGGACTCGAAAATCTCGAAGAGATGATCCTCTTGCAGGCCGAAATGCTCAATCTCAGGGCCAACCCGGACCGTCGGGCGCGCGGAGTGATCATCGAGGCCAATCTGGATCGTGGTCGCGGGGCCGTGGCCACCTGTCTGGTCCGCAACGGCACCTTGCGGGTGGGTGATGTGTTTGTGGTCGGCCACGAATGGGGCAAGATTCGCGGCCTGCTGACCGACCGGGGCGAAAGTGTCACCTCAGCCGGCCCTTCCACCCCCGTGGAAGTGATCGGCCTCTCCGGCATTCCCAAGGCCGGTGACAATCTGGTCGTGGTCCCCGATGAACGCCGGGCACGCGAAATTGCCTCGTTCCGCGCCCAAAAGAGCAAGGAACAGGAACAGGCCCGCCAATCCCCGGCCAAACTGGACGATCTGTTCGATCAGATCAAGGAAGGGGAAAAGGCCGACCTGAAAGTGGTCATCAAAGGCGACGTGCAAGGTTCGGTCGAGGCCCTGTCGGATGCCCTGCGCAAAATTGAACATCCGCTGGTGCAGGTGACTGTCATCCACATGGGTGTCGGTGGCATCAACGAATCCGATGTCATGCTCGCCGTGGCCTCCGATGCCGTGGTGGTGGGCTTCAATGTCCGCGCCGATGCCAAGGCCCGCGAACTCTCCAAACGGGAAAAAGTGGACCTGCGTTTCTACAATGTCATCTACAATCTGGTGGATGATGTCAAACGCGCCATGGAAGGGATGCTGGAGTCCACCTACAAGGAAAACGTTACCGGCCATGCCCAGGTGCGCGAACTGTTCCGCATCTCCAAGGTCGGCAATGTGGCCGGCTGCATGGTCACCGACGGGGTGATTCTCCGCAACTCCCTGGTTCGCCTGCTGCGCGACAATGTCGTGGTCCATCAAGGCTCCATCTCCGCCCTGAAACGCTTCAAGGAGGATGCCCGGGAAGTGCGCGAAGGGGTGGAGTGCGGCATCAGCCTGGATAAGTTCAGCGATATCAAGGTCGGCGATATCATCGAAGTCTTTGTGCGAGAGGAAGTGCGTCCCACCATATCCGAATGATGCGCATCGGTGTTCTTGAGGTGCGTCTGCACCTGCCCGGCGTGCATTCCCTGAAAGAAAAACGGAGTATCGTCAAGGGATTGCTCGCCAGGATTCGAAATCAGTTTGAGGTTGCTGCCGCCGAGGTGGACCATCTGGATCTCTGGCAGTCCGCCGGACTCGGCATGGCCGCAGTGGGCAACGATACGGCCTTGCTGCAAAGCCGGTTGCGCAAGGTGGTCACTTTCATCGAACAGAGTGGCCAGGCAAGCGTGGCGGATTTTCGGGTGGATGTGATCACATGAGCGTGCGCACCGAGCGGGTTCGTGTACAAATTCGACGGGAAATTGCTGCCATGCTGGAGCGTGGCGAGGTCAAGGATCCGCGCCTGACCGGCCTCATATCCATCTCCGACGTGGAGGTGAGCCGGGATCTCAGTTATGCCACGGTCTTTTATTCCATCCTGGGTCCCGCAGAGGCTGATGAAAAGAGCTGCGAGGCCCTGAACCATGCAACAGGCTTTATCCGCAGTCGCCTCGCCCGCCGTTTGAAGCTTCGCCAGATTCCCATCCTGCGCTTTGTCAAGGACACCTCGTTCGAGTATGGCAACCAGATGGATCGTTTGCTGCAATCCCTG includes the following:
- the rbfA gene encoding 30S ribosome-binding factor RbfA, with product MSVRTERVRVQIRREIAAMLERGEVKDPRLTGLISISDVEVSRDLSYATVFYSILGPAEADEKSCEALNHATGFIRSRLARRLKLRQIPILRFVKDTSFEYGNQMDRLLQSLHIPAPEEEK
- a CDS encoding DUF503 domain-containing protein, encoding MRIGVLEVRLHLPGVHSLKEKRSIVKGLLARIRNQFEVAAAEVDHLDLWQSAGLGMAAVGNDTALLQSRLRKVVTFIEQSGQASVADFRVDVIT
- a CDS encoding DUF448 domain-containing protein, with amino-acid sequence MKVKNRKKKQGKQEEKRPDEQPENIPFRTCLISRITFPRNHLLRFVVDPAGQLVEDLPGNRPGRGVYIQPTRQHVIKLVRRQGQLQRLSRHPLILPDPEVLQERISQALTRRLIDGIGLARRGKMLSIDKPLELPSQEQMGAACGQITAPLLALPEGKMARRVRADVLRWQTFFSS
- the nusA gene encoding transcription termination/antitermination protein NusA, with translation MAGEIMQVVEQVAREKGIDRQIVIDAMETAILTASRKKYGANKNIQARFDNRSGEFVLNQLREVVEPTLQVDDPDLRISLEDARRLNPGAKPGDFIAEALPTIEFGRIAAQTAKQVIVQKVREAERERIFQEYVDRKGQLVNGLVKRVERNNIYVDLGRTSAFLPHEEQLPREHYRPGDRIRAYIFDVRDATRGPQVILSRTHPEMVTRLFEMEVPEIYDGLVEIRAVARDPGYRSKIAVRSNDAHVDPVGACVGMRGSRVQGVVTELQGERIDIIEWNADPAVFVCNALAPAEVSKVVMDEEEKSIKVVVNEDQLSLAIGRRGQNVRLASDLTGWRIDIITEQEELNSRTEEFHELAKGFMATLDIDEEIASALIQEGFTTSEEVAYIPLEELASIEGFDEEIAKELRNRARDQLLQQALKTEERKVELEIDPRLSKLEAMPEGMIVPLAEKGIRDLDALADLSTDEFMELVVNTTMTQNDIEALILEARRVAGWFDESEKPKEKTRKTGGKKTG
- the infB gene encoding translation initiation factor IF-2, with protein sequence MRDDTKKTANSDGKLSLKAPRRIVLKKTVEGGSIKQNFSHGRSKSVVVEVRRKRTFIKAGSGVHSEDPTALQVAHEESSHRGSHEEPQVGHEDRDKEHHILLPMTQEERQAFEQESLEHPHPEQTHPGPDRAEQTHLEPDHPEQTHLEPGRPEPGHPGPERLEQARQEPERPEQAHLEQNQPEQEHPQPKHPEQAHLEQNQPEQEHPEQDGQGQKHPADPLQVTVQPVGHERPHAPEQKPDEIAPVQPQSVLHPTEQQVEKNKEMEQHSGKQPTGQQKVEQPKSNQQQKSGQTHAGRPRFENRASEKPTPPSYEKKSGAAETGKQSESGASRDKKANTYHGAASPHANRGAPGNAKAGRDKGRGRDRGGRPGSVVVTAKLPVIDEAAISLDGVASQEDDIVPELLAGVVVDTVGLEKTDGKRKLTRLQREEVARKKTEDLVTKRLSQLEELREQKRRIEEQRTLEIEGQRLTQNRETLKTKGKRKGRKGAGAASTSGSGGGQGGGGGGGGSSNQGRSGRGGREERRVEGPPAPVVREVIIPETITVAELASRMAVKSSKVIKLLFSQGVMVTINQVLDQDTATLLVEEMGHRTKQVSIGADIEAELADAGDHPEMLSERWPVVTVMGHVDHGKTSLLDAIRKTNVTAGEHGGITQHIGAYQVTTSSGKRITFLDTPGHAAFTAMRARGAKATDIVVLVVAADDGVMPQTMEAVSHAKDAGVPIVVAINKIDKPNANPDRVMQQLSEHGLVPEVWGGDTIFVPLSAKSGAGLENLEEMILLQAEMLNLRANPDRRARGVIIEANLDRGRGAVATCLVRNGTLRVGDVFVVGHEWGKIRGLLTDRGESVTSAGPSTPVEVIGLSGIPKAGDNLVVVPDERRAREIASFRAQKSKEQEQARQSPAKLDDLFDQIKEGEKADLKVVIKGDVQGSVEALSDALRKIEHPLVQVTVIHMGVGGINESDVMLAVASDAVVVGFNVRADAKARELSKREKVDLRFYNVIYNLVDDVKRAMEGMLESTYKENVTGHAQVRELFRISKVGNVAGCMVTDGVILRNSLVRLLRDNVVVHQGSISALKRFKEDAREVREGVECGISLDKFSDIKVGDIIEVFVREEVRPTISE